One Micromonospora sp. FIMYZ51 genomic window carries:
- a CDS encoding NADP-dependent oxidoreductase has protein sequence MRTPTFRTAVVRTSDGPGAVEIIDVPLIEPGPGEVRVQVAAAPVNPVDLGVAAGYFHHLGLINQPHHTGLGWDFAGIVGATGAGVQLAVGTRVAGLVVGFDRDFGTYAEQLVVPAADLAVVPDGLDLVAAATVPLNGLAAAQIVDLLGDAPADGDRLLVTGAAGAVGGYVAVLAPERGWRVTGLARAEDEEFVRGLGAGFTTRTVPGWDAVADGAALQQQALALVRDGGAFVGVRPNAQPAAERSIAVAVVETRPDGTRLADLLARAASGDLPARVHTVLPLDRVAEAHRAMAKGGVRGRYVLRP, from the coding sequence TTGCGTACGCCCACCTTCCGCACCGCCGTCGTCCGCACCTCCGACGGACCGGGTGCTGTCGAGATCATCGACGTTCCCCTGATCGAACCCGGGCCCGGCGAGGTCCGGGTGCAGGTCGCCGCTGCACCGGTCAACCCTGTCGACCTCGGAGTTGCCGCTGGCTACTTCCACCACCTGGGGCTGATCAACCAGCCGCACCACACCGGCCTGGGCTGGGACTTCGCCGGCATCGTCGGGGCCACCGGTGCCGGCGTGCAGTTGGCCGTCGGTACCCGGGTCGCCGGTCTGGTGGTCGGCTTCGACCGCGACTTCGGCACGTACGCCGAACAGCTTGTCGTGCCCGCCGCCGACCTCGCCGTCGTACCCGATGGGCTGGACCTGGTGGCGGCGGCGACGGTACCGCTGAACGGGCTGGCCGCCGCACAGATCGTCGACCTGCTCGGCGACGCGCCCGCCGACGGAGACCGACTGCTGGTGACCGGGGCGGCCGGCGCGGTCGGGGGATACGTCGCGGTCCTCGCGCCCGAGCGGGGCTGGCGGGTGACCGGCCTGGCCCGAGCCGAGGACGAGGAGTTCGTCCGCGGCCTCGGCGCAGGCTTCACCACGCGGACCGTGCCGGGCTGGGACGCGGTCGCCGACGGTGCCGCCTTGCAGCAGCAGGCCCTCGCCCTGGTCCGCGACGGCGGAGCGTTCGTCGGGGTCCGGCCGAACGCCCAGCCGGCCGCAGAGCGCTCCATCGCGGTAGCCGTGGTGGAAACGCGGCCCGACGGTACCCGGCTGGCCGACCTGCTCGCCCGCGCCGCCTCCGGTGACCTGCCGGCCCGGGTGCACACCGTGCTGCCGCTGGACCGGGTCGCCGAGGCACACCGGGCGATGGCCAAGGGCGGGGTACGCGGTCGCTACGTGCTCCGGCCGTGA
- a CDS encoding epoxide hydrolase family protein, with protein sequence MTDRAPEVRPFRIEIPQAQLDDLKARLANTRWPAELPGVGWSRGVPVEYLKDLAEYWRTGYDWRKHEAALNAHPQYLTTIDGQNIHFLHVPSPEPDATPLILLHGWPGGVVDFLDVVGPLSDPRRYGGHPADAFHLVIPSLPGFGFSTPLAGPGMDPARMAGLLAQLMSLLGYERYGVQGYDTGSWVAPELGKQDPDRVVGVHVNAMITFPIGAAGELDGLSDIEQRRWQAMQNFNDGYLQCNSKRPQTVTYGLHDSPVGQLAWIVEKFKELTDPEDGLPEESISRDRILTDVSLYWLTGTAGSAAQVYYEAISATDWSGADGGWGDGSDDSTASSAGWDAGGDWSGSQRGTVPTGVLVSVHDVTIRRWAERDHHIVRWTELDRGGHFLSMEAPELLIDDLREFFRKLR encoded by the coding sequence ATGACGGACAGAGCACCGGAGGTCCGACCCTTCCGGATTGAGATTCCACAGGCGCAACTCGATGACCTGAAGGCACGGTTGGCGAACACTCGTTGGCCGGCGGAGCTGCCGGGTGTGGGCTGGAGCAGGGGTGTGCCGGTCGAGTACCTGAAGGATCTGGCCGAGTACTGGCGTACCGGCTATGACTGGCGGAAGCACGAGGCGGCGCTCAACGCACACCCGCAGTACCTCACCACGATCGACGGGCAGAATATCCATTTCCTGCACGTGCCTTCGCCCGAGCCGGACGCGACGCCGTTGATCTTGCTGCACGGCTGGCCGGGTGGCGTCGTGGACTTCCTCGACGTCGTCGGACCGCTGTCGGACCCCCGCAGGTACGGTGGTCACCCGGCCGACGCGTTCCACCTGGTCATACCGTCGTTGCCGGGATTCGGGTTCTCCACGCCGCTGGCCGGGCCCGGCATGGACCCGGCCAGGATGGCCGGGCTGCTGGCGCAGTTGATGTCCCTCCTCGGGTACGAACGCTATGGCGTCCAGGGTTATGACACGGGCTCATGGGTGGCTCCCGAGTTGGGCAAGCAAGATCCGGATCGGGTGGTCGGCGTACATGTCAACGCCATGATCACCTTTCCGATCGGCGCAGCCGGCGAGCTGGATGGTCTCAGCGACATCGAGCAGCGGCGCTGGCAGGCGATGCAGAACTTCAACGACGGCTACCTCCAGTGCAACTCCAAGCGGCCCCAGACGGTGACCTATGGGCTGCACGATTCACCGGTGGGCCAGCTCGCCTGGATCGTGGAGAAGTTCAAGGAGCTCACCGACCCGGAGGACGGGCTGCCCGAGGAGAGCATCAGCCGCGATCGCATCCTGACCGATGTTTCGCTGTACTGGCTGACCGGCACGGCCGGATCGGCAGCGCAGGTCTACTACGAGGCGATCTCCGCGACCGACTGGAGCGGGGCCGACGGCGGGTGGGGCGACGGTTCGGACGACAGCACCGCGAGCAGCGCCGGCTGGGACGCCGGAGGGGACTGGTCAGGCAGCCAGCGCGGGACGGTACCAACCGGTGTGCTCGTCTCCGTCCACGACGTGACGATCCGCCGTTGGGCGGAGCGGGACCACCACATCGTGCGCTGGACGGAACTCGACCGGGGCGGCCACTTTCTCTCGATGGAAGCACCGGAACTGTTGATCGACGATCTCCGCGAGTTCTTTCGGAAGCTCCGTTGA
- a CDS encoding ROK family transcriptional regulator encodes MALLRPENPQQARLVRLLRDDGPRSRVELGDALGLSRSTLTAELDRLVARGLVETAGPAASRGGRRSSMLRLAGGVRFASVVVAADRVGVAVTDGELRPLAEAGAPIDVRGGPEPVIARAVELVEKLRADLGVAEFTGVGVALPGSVDGGASVAPAVLPRWQRFPVRDAFATELGCPTLVDNDANVFALGEQHVGIGRTFDDFLFLKLGPAIGCGLILGGSLHRGATRSAGDIAHLPLDEDGPVCACGEVGCLEAYCGDAGLVRAALATARSGRSAPLAARLAETGTLTVPDIAATATAGDPATQALVRDTARRLGQALVGLVSFVNPGIVVIGGAPEGLGHVLLAEIRGVVYRRSAPLATGTMPIVLSDLADRAGLVGAARLVSEHVFSAG; translated from the coding sequence GTGGCGCTGCTCCGGCCGGAGAACCCGCAACAGGCACGGCTGGTTCGGTTGCTGCGCGACGACGGTCCCCGGTCCCGGGTCGAGTTGGGCGACGCTTTGGGCCTGTCCCGGTCGACGCTCACCGCCGAGCTGGACCGACTCGTCGCGCGTGGACTGGTCGAGACCGCCGGGCCGGCGGCCTCCCGCGGCGGGCGCCGGTCGTCGATGCTGCGCCTCGCGGGCGGGGTGCGCTTCGCCAGCGTGGTCGTCGCGGCGGATCGGGTCGGCGTGGCGGTGACCGACGGCGAGTTGCGTCCGCTGGCCGAGGCGGGCGCACCGATCGACGTCCGGGGCGGGCCCGAGCCGGTGATCGCCCGCGCCGTCGAGCTGGTCGAGAAGCTTCGCGCCGATCTGGGCGTCGCCGAGTTCACCGGCGTCGGCGTCGCCCTGCCCGGATCGGTGGACGGCGGTGCATCGGTCGCGCCGGCCGTGCTGCCCCGATGGCAGCGCTTCCCCGTCCGCGACGCCTTCGCCACCGAACTGGGCTGTCCGACGCTTGTCGACAACGACGCCAACGTGTTCGCCCTCGGCGAGCAGCACGTCGGGATCGGTCGTACCTTCGATGATTTTCTCTTCCTGAAGCTCGGCCCGGCGATCGGCTGCGGGCTGATCCTCGGTGGCTCGCTGCACCGGGGCGCGACCCGCAGCGCGGGCGACATCGCGCACCTGCCACTCGACGAGGACGGTCCGGTCTGCGCCTGCGGCGAGGTCGGCTGCCTCGAGGCGTACTGCGGCGATGCCGGCCTGGTCCGGGCGGCGCTGGCAACCGCCCGGTCGGGCCGCTCCGCCCCGCTGGCGGCCCGGCTGGCCGAGACGGGCACGCTCACCGTGCCGGACATCGCCGCGACCGCGACCGCTGGCGACCCGGCCACCCAGGCCCTGGTCCGCGACACCGCCCGTCGCCTCGGTCAGGCGCTCGTCGGTTTGGTCAGCTTCGTCAATCCCGGCATCGTCGTGATCGGCGGCGCGCCCGAGGGGCTCGGGCACGTCCTGCTCGCCGAGATCCGGGGCGTGGTCTATCGACGGTCGGCACCGCTGGCCACCGGCACCATGCCGATCGTCCTCTCCGACCTGGCGGACCGGGCCGGGCTGGTGGGCGCGGCCCGGCTGGTCAGCGAACACGTGTTCAGCGCCGGCTGA
- a CDS encoding protein kinase family protein: MAENAYTFAPSEYLRQAVTAADSADAYTHRVGDVIQLVAGRPPVEILARHCGGFGVVYVTRSGTDGVLSAVKTPRADRHRDKSTLDDFAREATLWRNLPPHQFVLPALRVFRYDLRPYVEMPYVSPVTTSGASLASLLTDGARHGGLATGLLTMVVGQLLQALVFLETEVPGFAHGDIKPANVLLNAPGGVLSDEVSVQLSDFGLARVLDHPGSPDGVSGDPYYLPTEWLRPGAVAAGPAGQPISKLQDLYAFGCTTIELLLNLRWQAPDLAANRWRTLADRGLTLDDLRRARPDVGDGPLSVLWQCVAVPPEQRWLSFHEVAQAWQEAMTAKPGVAFRDLSSWSPLGADLVADSTAESNPTYQYLTRSGTASAAEADRVAAALWDASQFRAVGRIEESSAILSELHSAYPGLATVLASKAHGLSLLADRWNEAIPLYQQALALYRADELQRGLDSLGFAAACTTLAQLLLLEDDESLAAAAAALAREAIAADPSIGLPHVTLGHALMALGDFAGSVEALDQAERLDPGRSSVKIARRVARGLATGALLDPVGIDDLDLDQRVRARTLWALMSPPLREMTRLEAVGRFDDAATVADAAVRRCREQGDRGGEAQGLTNLAIALRKANRLDEAVVAFQEAAAVFTAIGRPNSGADAINSVGHINYEQGRFAEAVAAHRQATGVFSEVTQKDRRAGAELALAMALGKLRRWDEAVAAAETAIRLWAESGSTADEARGWSLLGELHREAGRGQAALAPLRKALDLYRSANDGLGAGLALNHLGLIHAALGRPAEALNLYREAVTLLTAIGDERAALLARGQMVTLLVREESFDQAIELARETLEADPAAATDPEAAAVFNNLGLALAGRSRFAEAVEAHRRAAELHAANHNPYGQSLAINNMGGALEAAGDVEEAVAAFREAARLGAEAGDPGREAQALYNLGLLLADLPDHSAAEAAQRRAAELYDAAGEIEQKGRALHQIGRVLSASGRPEEAASAYEAAVEARRHGTDRIGLGRSYFHLGLVRHRLGQHDLAVDALAEDLAICRAVGDVAGEAQTLRSLGDVLRAAGRLDDADAAARSAAQRYADIGDHAEQGEILYALGRNLVERQLSAEAEAAFRTSAEALEQVDAVAVRSRVLTDLGMLLTSTGRPEEAEAQCRAAVALTEALDQPLVAGYAHLGLGVVRFGARDLAEAERALTTARHCFVEGESPGLVAAADRLLAAVAAAGAATAGEPETAGD; the protein is encoded by the coding sequence ATGGCTGAGAACGCCTACACGTTCGCGCCGTCGGAGTACCTGCGGCAGGCGGTCACCGCAGCCGACAGCGCCGACGCGTACACCCATCGCGTCGGCGACGTGATCCAACTGGTTGCCGGGCGCCCGCCGGTGGAGATCCTGGCCCGGCACTGCGGCGGGTTCGGCGTCGTGTATGTGACCCGGTCGGGCACCGACGGCGTGCTGTCGGCGGTCAAGACACCCCGCGCCGACCGCCACCGCGACAAGAGCACGCTCGACGATTTCGCCCGGGAGGCGACACTGTGGCGCAACCTGCCGCCGCACCAGTTCGTCCTGCCCGCGCTGCGCGTCTTCCGGTACGACCTGCGGCCATACGTGGAGATGCCGTACGTGTCGCCCGTCACCACATCCGGAGCGTCGCTGGCGAGCCTGCTCACGGACGGGGCGAGGCACGGCGGGCTCGCCACCGGACTGCTCACGATGGTGGTCGGTCAGCTGCTCCAGGCGTTGGTGTTCCTGGAGACCGAGGTCCCGGGGTTCGCGCACGGCGACATCAAACCGGCCAATGTGCTGCTCAACGCTCCGGGCGGCGTGCTGTCCGACGAGGTGAGCGTCCAACTGTCGGACTTCGGCCTGGCTCGCGTCCTCGATCATCCCGGGTCACCGGACGGCGTCTCGGGCGACCCGTACTACCTCCCGACGGAATGGCTGCGGCCGGGAGCAGTGGCCGCTGGCCCGGCCGGACAACCGATCAGCAAGCTCCAGGACCTGTACGCGTTCGGCTGCACCACGATTGAACTCCTGCTCAACCTGCGCTGGCAGGCGCCCGACCTGGCAGCCAACCGATGGCGGACCCTGGCCGACCGTGGTCTCACCCTCGATGATCTTCGGAGGGCTCGACCCGACGTCGGCGACGGGCCGCTGAGTGTGCTCTGGCAGTGCGTCGCCGTGCCGCCCGAGCAGCGCTGGCTCTCCTTCCACGAGGTGGCGCAGGCGTGGCAGGAGGCCATGACCGCAAAGCCGGGCGTTGCTTTTCGTGACCTTTCCTCCTGGTCGCCGCTTGGCGCCGACCTCGTTGCAGACTCCACGGCGGAATCGAACCCCACCTATCAATACCTGACCCGATCAGGGACGGCATCCGCAGCGGAGGCGGATCGGGTGGCGGCTGCCCTCTGGGACGCCAGCCAGTTCCGTGCCGTCGGCCGTATCGAGGAGTCATCGGCGATCCTGTCGGAACTCCACAGCGCCTACCCGGGCCTCGCGACGGTGCTCGCGAGCAAGGCGCACGGGCTGTCACTTCTAGCGGACCGATGGAACGAGGCGATCCCGCTCTATCAGCAGGCCCTCGCCCTGTACCGGGCCGACGAACTGCAACGCGGGCTCGACAGCCTCGGGTTTGCGGCGGCCTGCACCACCCTGGCCCAGCTGTTGCTGCTCGAGGACGACGAGAGCCTTGCCGCCGCTGCCGCAGCTCTTGCCCGGGAGGCGATCGCCGCCGATCCCTCGATCGGGCTGCCACACGTCACACTCGGCCATGCGCTCATGGCACTCGGCGACTTCGCCGGCAGTGTCGAGGCGCTGGACCAAGCGGAACGACTCGACCCGGGACGCAGCTCCGTCAAGATCGCACGGCGGGTTGCGCGCGGTCTCGCCACCGGCGCGCTCCTCGATCCGGTCGGCATCGACGACCTCGACCTGGACCAGCGGGTCCGGGCTCGGACGTTGTGGGCGTTGATGTCGCCGCCGCTGCGGGAGATGACGCGGCTGGAGGCGGTCGGCCGGTTCGACGACGCGGCAACCGTCGCCGATGCCGCCGTGCGGCGATGCCGGGAACAGGGCGACCGTGGCGGGGAAGCCCAGGGCCTGACGAACCTCGCGATCGCCTTACGCAAGGCTAACCGCCTCGACGAGGCCGTCGTGGCGTTCCAGGAGGCCGCTGCGGTCTTCACCGCCATCGGGCGGCCCAACAGCGGAGCCGACGCGATCAACTCCGTTGGACATATCAACTACGAACAGGGCCGCTTCGCCGAGGCGGTCGCGGCCCATCGCCAGGCGACCGGGGTCTTCAGCGAGGTGACGCAGAAGGATCGGCGGGCGGGCGCCGAACTGGCGCTCGCCATGGCGCTGGGCAAGCTACGCCGGTGGGACGAGGCGGTGGCGGCGGCGGAGACAGCCATTCGCCTCTGGGCCGAGTCGGGCTCGACCGCCGACGAGGCGCGCGGGTGGTCCCTGCTCGGCGAGTTGCACCGGGAGGCAGGCCGGGGGCAGGCGGCATTGGCCCCCCTGCGGAAGGCGCTGGACCTGTACCGGTCGGCAAACGACGGTCTGGGGGCGGGACTGGCACTGAATCACCTCGGATTGATTCACGCCGCCCTCGGCCGACCGGCCGAGGCGCTGAATCTCTACCGCGAGGCGGTGACCCTGCTGACGGCCATCGGCGACGAGCGAGCCGCTCTCCTTGCGCGCGGGCAAATGGTGACGCTTCTGGTGCGTGAGGAATCGTTCGACCAGGCGATCGAGTTGGCCCGGGAAACTCTGGAGGCTGATCCGGCCGCCGCGACGGACCCGGAAGCGGCGGCGGTGTTCAACAATCTCGGTCTCGCGCTGGCCGGGCGGTCCCGGTTCGCCGAGGCGGTCGAGGCGCACCGGCGGGCCGCCGAGCTGCATGCGGCGAATCACAACCCGTACGGGCAGTCGCTGGCAATCAACAACATGGGTGGGGCCCTGGAGGCGGCTGGAGACGTCGAGGAGGCGGTAGCGGCCTTCCGCGAGGCGGCCCGCCTGGGTGCCGAGGCCGGTGATCCGGGCCGGGAGGCCCAGGCGCTGTACAACCTCGGTCTACTGCTTGCTGACTTGCCGGACCACTCAGCCGCCGAGGCTGCGCAGCGCCGTGCCGCCGAGCTGTACGACGCAGCGGGCGAGATCGAGCAGAAGGGCCGGGCGCTGCACCAGATCGGCCGCGTGCTCAGTGCGTCGGGGCGGCCGGAGGAGGCGGCCTCGGCGTACGAGGCGGCGGTCGAGGCCCGTCGCCACGGCACCGACCGGATCGGCCTCGGCCGATCCTACTTCCACCTCGGCCTGGTCCGGCATCGGCTCGGGCAGCACGACCTCGCCGTTGACGCGCTCGCCGAGGACCTTGCGATCTGCCGTGCCGTTGGTGACGTGGCGGGCGAGGCACAAACCCTGCGCAGTCTGGGCGACGTCCTGCGCGCCGCCGGTCGGCTCGACGACGCCGACGCGGCGGCCCGTTCCGCCGCACAGCGCTACGCCGACATCGGCGACCACGCCGAGCAGGGCGAGATTCTGTACGCCCTGGGCCGGAATCTCGTCGAGCGACAGCTCTCGGCCGAAGCCGAAGCGGCATTCCGGACTTCAGCCGAGGCGCTCGAACAGGTCGACGCGGTCGCCGTCCGCAGCAGGGTGCTGACCGACCTGGGCATGCTGCTCACCAGCACCGGCCGACCCGAGGAGGCTGAGGCGCAGTGCCGGGCGGCGGTGGCCCTGACCGAAGCGCTTGATCAACCTCTCGTGGCCGGGTACGCCCACCTGGGGCTCGGTGTCGTCCGCTTCGGCGCGAGGGATCTCGCCGAGGCGGAGCGGGCACTGACAACCGCGCGGCACTGCTTCGTCGAAGGGGAGAGCCCCGGACTGGTAGCCGCAGCCGACCGGCTGCTCGCGGCTGTCGCCGCCGCCGGTGCGGCGACAGCAGGCGAGCCCGAAACGGCTGGCGATTGA
- a CDS encoding serine protease, protein MTGVDEAWRLEVIGAATGCGFAVTPTRALTCAHLIGPGQRYCRIASLPGPRAVDLPSAFDSDVNPIPDIATIDISGHPADAVAPMGPAGRPAVGTILDLFGLPDRGPEGRRSRARVAGASRTGEWIQIDAVHGHTAWVEPGFSGGAATDAATGLVVGMVVSADRSLSERSAWVIPNDTLVASVPWLAAVLADPLVGDPDYVAVLRYLSARHYTAALERFHGLHSRHRRSSDLYYYWALALLQGIRPANHSGEVIDGIERLLGEACRLDPGSAHARALLALVREDYYGLRSLPMPGRGGHHDVATSHVSTGHATEIVGHVPATECLTWRSLYQRSMG, encoded by the coding sequence ATGACCGGCGTCGATGAGGCGTGGCGACTGGAGGTGATCGGCGCGGCCACCGGATGCGGCTTCGCTGTCACACCGACCCGCGCACTCACCTGCGCCCACCTCATCGGGCCCGGGCAGCGGTATTGCCGGATCGCGTCACTGCCCGGCCCCCGGGCGGTGGACCTCCCCAGCGCGTTCGACAGCGACGTCAATCCGATTCCGGACATCGCCACGATCGACATTTCCGGTCACCCGGCGGACGCCGTCGCGCCGATGGGACCGGCCGGCCGCCCCGCTGTGGGAACGATCCTCGATCTCTTCGGGCTCCCGGATCGCGGTCCGGAAGGGCGTCGAAGCCGAGCGCGGGTGGCGGGCGCGAGCCGCACCGGCGAGTGGATCCAGATCGACGCCGTCCACGGCCACACGGCATGGGTCGAGCCCGGGTTCAGCGGCGGTGCCGCTACGGACGCGGCCACCGGACTCGTGGTCGGCATGGTGGTGAGCGCGGACCGGTCGCTCTCGGAGCGATCCGCTTGGGTCATTCCCAACGACACGCTCGTCGCGAGCGTGCCGTGGCTCGCCGCGGTGCTCGCCGATCCGCTCGTTGGAGACCCCGACTACGTTGCCGTGCTGCGCTACCTCAGCGCCCGGCACTACACCGCGGCTCTCGAACGGTTCCACGGTCTGCACAGCAGGCACCGCCGAAGCTCGGATCTGTACTACTACTGGGCACTCGCGCTGCTCCAAGGAATCCGCCCGGCGAACCACTCCGGTGAGGTCATCGACGGCATCGAACGGCTGCTTGGCGAAGCATGCCGCCTCGACCCCGGTTCGGCGCATGCGCGGGCGCTCCTGGCGCTGGTCCGTGAGGACTACTACGGCCTGCGCAGCCTGCCGATGCCGGGTCGCGGCGGCCACCACGACGTGGCCACGAGCCACGTGTCGACCGGCCATGCGACCGAAATCGTCGGGCACGTCCCGGCGACGGAGTGTCTGACCTGGCGCAGTCTGTATCAGCGATCCATGGGATGA
- a CDS encoding helix-turn-helix domain-containing protein: MPTQTAAQQRAQMRADYDAFLAGCPSRQLLDRISDKWVALILAALGRDGPDRPGDERTGGPRAMRYSELSRRLAGVSQKMLTQTLRSLERDGLLTRTVIPTVPVTVSYELTDLGLSLHDLMRGIKAWAEAHMDEVHTNREKYDAAQRAT, translated from the coding sequence ATCCCCACGCAGACGGCAGCCCAGCAGCGCGCCCAGATGCGGGCGGATTACGACGCGTTCCTGGCCGGCTGCCCCAGCCGGCAGCTGCTCGACCGGATCTCCGACAAGTGGGTCGCGCTGATCCTGGCCGCACTCGGCCGCGACGGTCCGGACCGCCCCGGCGACGAGCGGACCGGCGGGCCACGGGCGATGCGTTACTCCGAGCTGTCCCGCAGACTGGCCGGGGTCAGCCAGAAGATGCTCACCCAGACCCTGCGTTCCCTTGAGCGCGACGGCCTGCTCACCCGTACCGTGATCCCGACCGTGCCGGTGACCGTCAGCTACGAGCTGACCGACCTCGGTCTCTCCCTCCACGACCTGATGCGCGGGATCAAGGCATGGGCCGAGGCACACATGGACGAGGTTCACACCAATCGCGAGAAGTACGACGCGGCCCAGCGCGCAACTTGA
- a CDS encoding sugar phosphate isomerase/epimerase family protein has protein sequence MARPITLFTGQWADLPFEEVCRLAAEWGYDGLEIACWGDHFEVDKALADDAYVDRKRETLAKHNLQVFTISNHLVGQAVCDHPIDERHQGILPARIWGDGEPEGVRQRAAEEIKDTARAAAKLGVNTVVGFTGSSIWHTLAMFPPVPPAMIERGYQDFADRWNPILDVFDEVGVRFAHEVHPSEIAYDYWTTKRTLEAIGHRPAFGLNWDPSHFVWQELDPVNFIFDFADRIYHVDCKDAKVRTGDGRRGRLASHLPWADLRRGWDFVSTGHGDVPWEDCFRALNAIGYDGPISIEWEDAGMDRLVGAPEALQFVRRLAFDAPAAAFDAAFSSKD, from the coding sequence ATGGCGCGACCGATCACGTTGTTCACCGGCCAGTGGGCCGATCTTCCGTTCGAAGAGGTGTGCCGGCTCGCCGCCGAGTGGGGCTACGACGGCCTGGAGATCGCCTGCTGGGGCGACCACTTCGAGGTCGACAAGGCCCTGGCCGACGACGCGTACGTCGACCGCAAGCGGGAGACGCTGGCCAAGCACAACCTCCAGGTCTTCACGATCTCCAACCACCTGGTCGGCCAGGCGGTCTGCGACCACCCCATCGACGAGCGCCACCAGGGCATCCTGCCGGCCCGGATCTGGGGCGACGGCGAGCCCGAGGGGGTACGCCAGCGGGCCGCCGAGGAGATCAAGGACACCGCCCGCGCGGCAGCGAAGCTCGGGGTGAACACCGTCGTCGGCTTCACCGGATCGTCGATCTGGCACACCCTGGCGATGTTCCCGCCGGTACCGCCCGCGATGATCGAACGCGGCTACCAGGACTTCGCCGACCGGTGGAACCCGATCCTGGACGTCTTCGACGAGGTCGGGGTGCGCTTCGCGCACGAGGTGCACCCGAGCGAGATCGCCTACGACTACTGGACCACCAAGCGGACCCTGGAGGCGATCGGGCACCGGCCCGCGTTCGGGCTGAACTGGGACCCGTCGCACTTCGTCTGGCAGGAACTCGACCCGGTCAACTTCATCTTCGACTTCGCCGACCGGATCTACCACGTTGACTGCAAGGACGCCAAGGTGCGTACCGGCGATGGTCGGCGTGGCCGACTCGCCTCCCACCTGCCCTGGGCCGACCTGCGCCGCGGCTGGGATTTCGTCTCCACCGGCCACGGCGACGTGCCCTGGGAGGACTGCTTCCGGGCGCTGAACGCGATCGGCTACGACGGCCCGATCTCGATCGAGTGGGAGGACGCCGGGATGGACCGGCTGGTCGGCGCCCCGGAGGCGCTCCAGTTCGTCCGCCGGCTCGCCTTCGACGCGCCCGCTGCCGCCTTCGACGCGGCGTTCAGCAGCAAGGACTGA
- a CDS encoding WYL domain-containing protein, which produces MLETSARLLRLLSLLQTHRDWSGSDLAERLGVTTRTVRRDIERLRELGYPVHATQGASGYWLGAGASLPPLLLDDDEAVAVAIGLRTAAGSSVTGIEETSLRALTKLEQVLPPRLRHRMDTLQKATVRVGGTGPTVSPDILMAIADACRRREGLRFEYASPRSGNTLRSVEPHTLAHFGRHWYLVAWDIDRNDWRTFRADRLTPRTPNGPSFTPRQPPDGDVATYLSHQLSSRTWPYRATVTLHDSAEALADRIWPGMGVVEAVDEHHCLMHVGADTPSTLVWMVTSVDVDFTLTSGPPELVEAFRAQAVRCQLATQPCQDAPTTG; this is translated from the coding sequence ATGCTCGAAACCTCGGCACGACTGCTCAGACTGCTGTCACTCTTGCAGACCCACCGTGACTGGTCGGGCAGCGACCTCGCCGAACGCCTCGGTGTCACCACCCGTACCGTGCGCCGGGACATCGAACGACTGCGCGAACTCGGCTACCCGGTGCACGCCACCCAGGGTGCCTCGGGCTATTGGCTCGGTGCGGGCGCGTCGCTGCCACCCCTGCTACTCGATGACGACGAAGCGGTCGCGGTGGCGATCGGATTGCGCACCGCAGCCGGCAGCTCGGTCACCGGAATCGAGGAGACCTCGTTGCGGGCCCTCACCAAACTCGAACAGGTGCTACCGCCCCGGCTCCGGCACCGGATGGACACCTTGCAGAAGGCGACCGTCCGGGTCGGTGGCACCGGGCCGACGGTCAGCCCGGACATCCTGATGGCCATCGCCGACGCGTGCCGACGACGCGAAGGGCTACGCTTCGAGTACGCCAGCCCGCGCAGCGGTAACACGCTCCGCTCGGTCGAACCGCACACCCTGGCCCACTTCGGCCGGCACTGGTACCTCGTCGCCTGGGACATTGACCGTAATGACTGGCGGACCTTCCGAGCGGACCGATTGACACCGCGTACGCCGAACGGCCCGTCGTTCACCCCGCGCCAACCACCCGACGGTGACGTAGCGACCTACCTGTCCCACCAACTGTCCTCCCGGACCTGGCCCTACCGGGCAACCGTGACCCTGCACGACTCCGCCGAAGCGCTCGCCGACCGGATCTGGCCCGGCATGGGGGTCGTCGAGGCAGTCGACGAACACCATTGCCTGATGCATGTCGGTGCCGACACCCCGTCGACACTGGTCTGGATGGTCACATCGGTGGACGTCGACTTCACCCTCACCAGCGGCCCACCCGAACTCGTCGAGGCATTCCGCGCTCAGGCCGTTCGCTGCCAACTCGCGACACAGCCATGCCAGGACGCGCCCACGACCGGCTGA
- a CDS encoding CU044_2847 family protein — MSETELVRFVVRDGTSVIVEVEEERRGSTPAGKRVNAVREAREFFESNLSHIRDAAEVVLADLRRASSPDEIKIGFGVKLTTEVGAVIARSAVEGNISVELLWRRDDGTDTSQS, encoded by the coding sequence ATGTCGGAAACTGAGCTGGTCAGATTTGTTGTCCGTGATGGCACCTCGGTCATTGTGGAGGTGGAAGAGGAGCGTCGTGGCTCGACTCCCGCCGGCAAGCGGGTGAATGCCGTCCGGGAGGCACGCGAGTTCTTCGAGTCGAATCTGAGTCATATTCGCGACGCGGCCGAAGTGGTGCTCGCCGACCTGCGGAGAGCGTCGAGTCCCGACGAAATCAAGATCGGATTCGGGGTGAAGTTGACGACCGAGGTCGGTGCGGTGATCGCCCGTTCGGCCGTGGAGGGCAACATCTCGGTTGAGCTGCTCTGGCGGCGCGATGATGGCACGGATACCAGCCAGTCATGA